ACCGTCACCGCGCCCCCGCTCGGGGCGGCCGGGAGCCGCGCCGGGTCGTCCGGCTGCGAGCCCGCCGAGAGCAGCACCGTGCCGTCGGCGGCGACCACCCGCACGCCCGCGTCCAGCGCCGCGTCCAGCAGCTTGCGCTGCTGGTTCTGCTCGACCTTCGGGCGGTTCCGGCTGTCGGCCGCGAGCAGCGCCCGGACGTTCGGCAGGACGGCCGCCGCCCGGGCGCCCAACCGGTCGTCCTGGCGGCGGTGCAGGTCCGCCCCGACCAGCGGCAGCAGCAGCAGCCCGGCCGCCGCCACCAGCAGCGGCACCAGCACGGCCGCCCCGAGCGCGATCCTGGTCGACAGCCTCACCGTCCCGCCCCGCCCTCGTCCGGCGCCCGCAGCACGAAGCCCACCCCGCGCACCGTGTGCAGCACCCGGGGGCGGCCGTCGGCCTCCAACTTCCGCCGCAGGTACGAGACGAAGGTGTCCACGGCGTCGCTGCGCACCTCGAAGTCGTAGCCCCAGACCCGGTCCAGCAGCACCTCCCGGGAGAGCACCAGTCCGGCGTTCCGGGCGAGTTGGGCGAGCAGCTCGAACTCCCGCCTGGTCAGCCGGAGTTCGCTCTCCGCCCAGAACGCCTGGCGGGTCTCCGGGTGCATCCGCAGCGGCCCGACCCGGATCAGGTCCGCGGACTGCGGCGGGCGGCGGCGCAGCAGCGCGTGCAGCCGCAGCACCAGCTCCTCCAGCGCGAACGGCTTCACCAGGTAGTCGTCCGCGCCCGCCTGCAACCCGGCCACCCGGTCGGCGAGCTCGTCCAGCGCGGAGAGCATCAGCACCGGGGTGTCGTCCGCCCGCGCCCGCAGCGTCCGGCACACCTCCGTCCCCGACAGCCCCGGCATCCCCACGTCCAGCACCAGCACGTCCGGCGGCTCCTCGGCCACCGCCGCCAACGCGCCGGCGCCGTCCGCCGCCGTCGAGACCCGGAACCCGCTCAGCCGCAGCCCGCGCTCCAGGCTCCGCCGGATCGCCGCGTCGTCGTCCACCACCAGCACCCGCCCGGCCACTCGCCCCACCTCCACCGCCGACTGTCGCACAGGAGACCGCGCGGAGGAGGGGAGGGGTCCCGGTGGTCGGCGGGTGGTAGTGGGTGGGCGGCGGTCGGTGGGCGGTTACGGCTCGTCGTGCCAGGAGAAGGCGGTGATGCGCCAGCCGTCCGGGGTGCGGGCGAACTGGAAGGTCTTGGTGCCGCCGCCGACGTACGGTTCGCCGTTCAGCAGGCCGGACTTGCGGTAGCTGCCGATCCGGCAGGCCACGCCGTCGGCGATCTCGGTGCGCTCGTCGACCTCCCACTCGTGGAAGTCGGTCAACTGCCCTTCGGAGAGCAGCAGTTCGCGCGGAGCGATGAACTCCTCGACGCCGTACACGACGTAGCGGGGCGCCGTCACCACGATCACCCCGCCGGGCAGCATCAGCCGCCGCAACCGCCCGACGTCGGCGGCCCCGCCGTCCCGGTTGTCGAACGCGCCGAAGAACTCGGCGGTCAGCCGGTCGAGTTCGGCCTTGACGGTGGAGACGCCCTCGGACATGGACCGCACCGTAACACCGCACCCCGCGCCCCCGCCGCGCGGGCCGGAGGGCCGGGCGGGAATCGGGTTGCCGGTCCCACCCCGGCGGTCGAGAATCCGGGTCATGACTTCCGTGATCAGGCACGTGACCATTGACAGCCTCGACCCGTACCGCCTCGCCTCGTTCTGGTCGGAGGTGCTGGGGCAGCCGCTGCACGAGGACGACTTCCCGGGAGACCCGCAGGCGCTGATCGAGGGCGCCGGGCTGCTGTTCGTGACCGTGCCGGAGGGCAAGGCGGGGAAGAACCGGATTCACTTCGACCTCCAGCCGCAGGGACGGACCAGGGACGAGGAGGTCGAGCGGCTGATCGCGCTGGGCGCGGTACAGGTGGACGACCAGCGGCGCCCGGACGGCACGGGTTGGGTGGTGCTGGCCGACATCGAGGGAAACGAGTTCTGCGTCGAACGCAGCGCGGCCGAACGCGCGGCCTGACGCCCCGGCGGCGGGCGGGGCGGTGCGCGGTGAGCGGGCTGCGCGGCTGCCCGGTGGGCGCTGGCGGGCACATCATCGGATGAGCGGTGGTATCCGCCGGGAGAGGGAACGGCCGACGGTTCTGCGCCGTCCGGACCTGGGGTTCCAGCAGACTCGTGCCGTCGGCGGCCGGTCCGTCCTGGTGGGCGGTTGACGCGTGCTCCGGCGGGAAGTTGACGTGCGTCCCGGGCGGTCGGGCGGGGCGCGTCCTCCGGCGACCCGTCGATCCGGGCGTGTCCGCGGTCGGCCCCGCCCGTGTCCGGCGTTCCCGGGCGCGGTGCCCACGCACGCGAACGGACCGGAGGATTCCGCCATGAGCCGAGCCACCGCGCAGCGCCTCCCGGTCGGGCCGTCCGCCGGGCCACTGGGCGCGCTGCTCGACCGGATTCCGTCCCCCGCGCCGCACCCGTACGCCGACGCGCTGCGCGAAGAACTCGCGCACTGGCTGGCCGGCACCGGCCTGCTCGACCACGAGGGCACCCAACGCCTGTTGGAGCAGGGACACTTGGAGCTGGCGTCCCGCTGCTGGGGCGACCTCCCGGCCGGGCCGGGGCTGCGGACCGCCACCCAGTGGCTGCTGCTCGGCTGGATTCTCGACGACCACTTCGACCGGCACTGGCTCGGCGACCCGTCCGACGAGGCCGACCGCACCGTCCGTGAACTCGCCGCCCTGCTCGCCCCGGAACTCGCCCCCGACGCCGCCGCGCCCGCCCCGCGGACCGTCCTGGCCCGGGCCTTCCGCACCCTCTGGCAGGACAGCGTCGCCCTCACCGGACCGGCCTGGCGGGCCCGTCAGACCGCCGACTTCCGCTGCTACCTGGAGAGTTCGCTCGAATTCCTGCGGCTGCGCGGCGCCACCCCCACCGTGCCGCAGTACCTCTCCCACCGCGACCGGGGCGGCGCCACCCGCTGCGCGGCCGGCACGGTCG
This is a stretch of genomic DNA from Kitasatospora fiedleri. It encodes these proteins:
- a CDS encoding response regulator transcription factor produces the protein MAGRVLVVDDDAAIRRSLERGLRLSGFRVSTAADGAGALAAVAEEPPDVLVLDVGMPGLSGTEVCRTLRARADDTPVLMLSALDELADRVAGLQAGADDYLVKPFALEELVLRLHALLRRRPPQSADLIRVGPLRMHPETRQAFWAESELRLTRREFELLAQLARNAGLVLSREVLLDRVWGYDFEVRSDAVDTFVSYLRRKLEADGRPRVLHTVRGVGFVLRAPDEGGAGR
- a CDS encoding Cif family virulence factor, whose translation is MSEGVSTVKAELDRLTAEFFGAFDNRDGGAADVGRLRRLMLPGGVIVVTAPRYVVYGVEEFIAPRELLLSEGQLTDFHEWEVDERTEIADGVACRIGSYRKSGLLNGEPYVGGGTKTFQFARTPDGWRITAFSWHDEP
- a CDS encoding VOC family protein: MTSVIRHVTIDSLDPYRLASFWSEVLGQPLHEDDFPGDPQALIEGAGLLFVTVPEGKAGKNRIHFDLQPQGRTRDEEVERLIALGAVQVDDQRRPDGTGWVVLADIEGNEFCVERSAAERAA
- a CDS encoding terpene synthase family protein, which encodes MSRATAQRLPVGPSAGPLGALLDRIPSPAPHPYADALREELAHWLAGTGLLDHEGTQRLLEQGHLELASRCWGDLPAGPGLRTATQWLLLGWILDDHFDRHWLGDPSDEADRTVRELAALLAPELAPDAAAPAPRTVLARAFRTLWQDSVALTGPAWRARQTADFRCYLESSLEFLRLRGATPTVPQYLSHRDRGGATRCAAGTVELAHRLDLPEQFHHHPQLVDLRNRFDHLVGWANDLCSYRTETATGHGNNLLSALEVHERLPQAAAAAQVAALCGAELTTLEFLAEGIARGSHWPPPVRCYVRALVRFAHALLHWMATTVRYRPEAVPLPRAR